The proteins below are encoded in one region of Thermodesulfovibrio thiophilus DSM 17215:
- a CDS encoding rubrerythrin family protein: MEKTLKNLMEAFAGESQANRKYLAFARKAEEEGYPGVAKLFKAAAEAETVHALNHLKAAGGIKNTKENLEAAISGETYEFESMYPPMIKDAEAENAIQAKRSFSYAFEVEKVHAELFKRALESLDKKLNADYYVCQVCGHTVEGEPPEKCPVCGSLKKMYKKID, translated from the coding sequence ATGGAAAAGACACTTAAAAATCTGATGGAAGCATTTGCTGGTGAATCTCAGGCAAACAGGAAATATCTTGCTTTTGCAAGAAAAGCAGAGGAAGAGGGATATCCGGGAGTGGCAAAACTTTTTAAAGCTGCTGCTGAAGCTGAAACAGTTCATGCACTTAATCATCTTAAAGCTGCAGGTGGAATAAAAAATACAAAGGAAAATCTTGAAGCAGCAATCAGTGGTGAAACATATGAATTTGAAAGCATGTATCCCCCTATGATTAAAGATGCAGAAGCGGAAAACGCTATACAGGCTAAAAGAAGCTTTTCTTATGCTTTTGAGGTCGAAAAGGTTCATGCAGAGCTTTTCAAAAGAGCACTTGAAAGTCTTGACAAAAAATTGAATGCTGACTACTATGTATGCCAGGTATGCGGGCATACAGTAGAAGGTGAGCCTCCTGAAAAATGTCCTGTTTGTGGTTCTCTTAAAAAAATGTATAAAAAGATCGATTAA
- a CDS encoding flavodoxin family protein translates to MRILAISGSPRKGNSEILLTKALELCQQYNHQISFIKASDLNISGCTECDGCRCTGECIIRDDMDEVYTLIKQTHRIIIASPIFFFGISGQLKLLIDRCQCFWYAKYMLKKPIPDKGFKRKALLILVGGMKKGQIGVECSEATIKAFLRTINVKEHDMLSYLGFDEAGSILKHPSAMNDVIRATRQLLSHD, encoded by the coding sequence ATGAGAATTCTTGCGATATCAGGATCACCAAGAAAAGGAAACTCAGAGATACTTCTTACAAAAGCTTTAGAATTATGTCAGCAATATAATCATCAAATATCCTTTATCAAAGCCTCAGATTTGAATATTTCAGGCTGTACAGAATGTGATGGATGTAGATGTACAGGAGAGTGCATTATCAGGGATGATATGGATGAAGTTTATACTCTTATAAAACAGACTCACAGGATTATAATAGCATCTCCTATTTTCTTTTTTGGTATTTCCGGACAGTTAAAACTCTTGATAGATAGATGTCAATGTTTCTGGTATGCTAAATATATGCTTAAAAAACCTATTCCTGATAAAGGATTTAAAAGAAAAGCCCTGCTTATACTTGTTGGAGGAATGAAAAAAGGACAAATCGGGGTTGAATGCTCAGAAGCAACTATAAAAGCATTCTTAAGAACAATCAATGTTAAGGAACATGATATGCTTTCATATTTGGGATTTGATGAAGCAGGATCTATTTTAAAACATCCTTCAGCAATGAATGATGTAATTAGAGCTACCAGGCAACTTTTAAGCCATGATTGA
- a CDS encoding radical SAM/SPASM domain-containing protein, whose translation MIEYVQFFPTLRCDKSCDFCFNKLITSNTDFPEEMLEAFVDILKRNEVYKLDILGGEPFLYDSLTKLVHFAIESDIEVTISTNGSFIEKIESFVNIFRNEKIKIGVSINYDADPEIFNLIKKYRLWIKSIFNRGISEELLKFAKKFGIPYYLLYMDAVTVKDLEQSMPFYEFITFIEELRFLYPNIQPVFCRGFTGSYAKYRCPAGTEKITVMPDGSVYPCYLLAGFEEFCLGNIFEDCINEILNSDKLKIFKTYNAVCTNSSCHLKNDCNGGCVAHSIIHYKTYDKPDPRCKGVI comes from the coding sequence ATGATTGAGTATGTGCAATTTTTCCCCACATTAAGATGTGATAAAAGTTGCGATTTCTGTTTTAATAAATTAATTACGAGCAATACAGATTTTCCTGAAGAAATGCTTGAAGCATTCGTTGATATCTTAAAGAGAAACGAAGTTTATAAACTTGATATTCTTGGTGGTGAACCTTTTCTTTATGATTCTCTAACAAAATTAGTCCATTTTGCTATCGAAAGTGATATAGAAGTTACTATTAGCACAAATGGAAGTTTCATTGAAAAAATAGAAAGTTTTGTTAATATTTTTAGAAATGAAAAAATCAAAATCGGTGTTTCAATTAATTATGACGCTGACCCTGAAATTTTCAATCTCATAAAAAAATATAGACTCTGGATTAAAAGTATATTTAATAGAGGTATCTCAGAAGAACTTCTTAAATTTGCAAAAAAATTTGGAATTCCTTATTATCTTCTTTACATGGATGCAGTAACAGTGAAAGATCTGGAACAATCAATGCCTTTTTATGAATTTATTACATTTATAGAAGAATTAAGATTTCTGTATCCAAACATTCAGCCTGTTTTCTGTAGAGGATTTACAGGAAGCTATGCTAAATATCGTTGTCCTGCAGGAACAGAAAAAATAACTGTAATGCCTGATGGATCAGTATATCCCTGTTATCTTCTGGCAGGATTTGAAGAGTTTTGTCTCGGTAATATCTTTGAAGATTGTATTAATGAAATTTTAAATTCCGACAAACTCAAGATATTTAAAACTTATAATGCAGTATGCACTAATTCATCATGTCATTTAAAAAATGATTGTAATGGAGGATGCGTGGCTCATAGCATTATTCACTATAAAACATATGATAAACCGGATCCAAGATGTAAGGGAGTCATTTAA
- a CDS encoding ABC transporter ATP-binding protein, with translation MLRVENLHVSVEGRKVLEDINFSIDYGEIAVLFGPNGAGKTTFIMTLMGFPKYKVEQGRIYFNGIDITHMDVSERSKLGMGISFQRPPVVRGVTLKKLLTIISNGKSDSQLMELAGKLNLLGHLNRDVNDGFSGGEVKRAELLQLLMQNPDLVFIDEPESGVDLENIVLIGEMTNHLLGRGQRIKDPKKSAIVITHTGYILEYINADRGYILFNGKLMCKGNPRDILTEIKKNGYRRCATCQ, from the coding sequence ATGTTAAGAGTTGAAAATCTCCATGTATCTGTAGAAGGAAGGAAGGTTCTTGAAGATATTAATTTTTCTATAGATTATGGAGAAATAGCAGTTCTTTTTGGGCCAAATGGAGCAGGGAAAACAACTTTTATCATGACATTAATGGGTTTTCCAAAGTATAAGGTAGAACAGGGAAGAATTTATTTTAACGGTATTGATATAACGCACATGGATGTTTCTGAGAGATCAAAGCTTGGAATGGGAATTTCTTTCCAGCGCCCTCCAGTTGTAAGAGGTGTAACCCTGAAAAAATTATTAACCATTATTTCCAACGGTAAAAGTGATTCACAACTAATGGAACTTGCCGGAAAGCTTAACCTTTTAGGGCATTTAAATAGAGATGTAAATGATGGATTTTCAGGAGGAGAGGTAAAGAGAGCTGAGCTTTTACAATTACTCATGCAAAATCCTGATCTTGTCTTTATTGATGAACCAGAATCAGGGGTAGACCTTGAAAATATTGTGTTAATTGGTGAAATGACAAATCATCTTCTTGGAAGAGGGCAGAGAATAAAAGATCCCAAAAAAAGCGCAATAGTGATAACGCATACAGGGTATATTCTTGAGTACATTAATGCTGATAGAGGTTATATACTTTTTAATGGAAAGCTTATGTGTAAGGGAAATCCAAGAGATATACTTACTGAAATAAAGAAAAATGGTTACAGGAGGTGTGCAACATGCCAGTAA